The Psychrobacter sp. P11G3 genomic interval CGATGCGTACAATCATTGCAAAGCCATCGCATATTGCGGTGCGACTGATGAATTTATCTTAAGTAAACTACCAGTTGAAAAAGATGAGTTTGTGACGCCATTGGCTGAGCTAGATGCCTTTATCAGCAATGCTAAGTCTCGTCTATGGGAACGTGAGCCAAAGGTTCGTGATCTTGCATAGTCGATAAGTAGGTAATTTACGAATTATCTAAAATGATAAATAAGATACTAAATATCTCCTTAAACCCAGCCTAAGTGCTGGGTTTTTGCTTTTTGCTAATAAAGTAAGAATTGTCATGGCATGGATAGAACCGTACATCCGGTTATTAATAGTGAGTTGTCTATGGTTAGTTATTAGCCGCATCGTCTCTGTATGTCGCATTACTCTTGTATATAGTCACAAGCGTTCACTCAAAGTCGTTTTATTTATCGTGACGGGCGCTATACTAAAGATTGGCTATAAAACTGAACAAAAGCCTCACAATAATAATGACGAATGAGGTAGGGAACACCAATGAGTCTATGTGAAATTGTACGTTTAGAAGGATATATTCAAAGTAGTTATCTGGCATTATATCCAGATAAAATAATGCTGTTAGATGGTTGCTGCCGTGCTGATGTACCGATGGTGCTCGACTATATTAAGACAACGTTAAAACGACCCATCACCGACCTAAAAGTAGTAGTGGTCACGCATATGCATCCGGATCATGCAGGCGGTGCGAATAAATTTCGAGAAAAGACTGGCTGTCTGATTGTCTCAGCGGATGAAAAAAAGCAGTGGTATAGCGGTATTGGCGGGCACACGATGCACTTCGTAGATATACATCTAGGATATTATGTGGCCAGACGTCAAGGTAAACCATTTAAAAACCTATATTACTCGGCAAGTCTGAAACCGGATATCACCGTCACAGATGGTGAGCTTGTGCCAAAGTTCGATGAATGGCAAGTATTAGAGACGCCAGGTCATACGGATCGTGATTTATCATTGTTTCACCTGCCCAGTCGCGAAGTATACACTGCTGATTTAATCATTAAGTTGCGCCACAAGTTTGTAGCGCCATTTCCTGTCTATTACCCTAAAGACTATGTCCAATCGTTAAAAAAAATCAGGGCATTGCAACCGTCAATGGTGATGATGGCACATGGTCGAGAGCTGGCGATGAGTGAGGCAGAGTTTGATGAGTTTATCGCTCATGCGCCCAAGCATCCACGTACCATCAAAGATACGATCAGACATAAACTACTATGGCGCAAGAGAGATAACTTTCGACTGTTTAAACGCAAGCATAATAAATAGAGGTATATAAAAGTTAAGAAACTAATAGCTAAAAAACAACGTTTAAAAAGCCCAGACGAAAAAAAGCCCAGTTACTAAGATAGTAACTGGGCTTTCTAAATATGGTGGGCTGTCCGCGACTCGAACGCGGGACCAATTGATTAAAAGTCAACTGCTCTACCAACTGAGCTAACAGCCCTGAAGAGTATATAAAAAAGCGATGCTTTTTAACTCTGCAAGAGAAAATTCTAACTAAAGAACTTTCTAAAACTAAACATCTTAATGATGTCTTTTAAACTTATCTTTATCAGTCTACTACCGGATAGGGCAGAACGATTAATAAAGATTAAACTAAATATGGTGGGCTGTCCGCGACTCGAACGCGGGACCAATTGATTAAAAGTCAACTGCTCTACCAACTGAGCTAACAGCCCTAACGTTTAAAGTGTTTGTATCCCTAAACGTGAGAGCACATTATATATATTATTATGACAATTACAACCCCACATGATAAAAAAAGTGTAATTCTCTTATAAAATTGCCAATTTATTCCAGTTTATTTAAATTTTTGCCATTATATCGATATTGACTGCTCTATTTCTGGCTAAAGCGAGTCAATAATCGATTATTAGTCTCGAGAAAGTGCTTCAACAGGATCTAATTTGGCAGCATTACGTGCTGGCAAGAATCCAAATACCACACCAATTAACGTCGAACAAACAAAAGCGGCAATAATAGAGGTTGATGAATAGATAACTTTGAAATTATCACCGCCCACACTATTAATCAGCTCACCAATGGCAAAGGCCAGTCCGATACCAATCAGTCCCCCTAAAATACAGACCAAAACGGCCTCAATGAGGAACTGCTGCATGATATCGCTCTGACGCGCGCCCACTGCCATACGTACGCCAATCTCGTTGGTACGTTCGGTGACAGAGACTAGCATGATGTTCATGACCCCAATACCGCCGACGATCAATGAAATAACCGCGACTGATGAAATAAGCAGGGTCATCGTGCCCGTCGTCGACTCGATCGTTTGACGGATAGAGTCTGAATTGCGCAACTCAAAGTCATCTTTACCATGGCGACTCTCTATTAAGTCAGAGATGGCCGTCTCTGCGGCGCTAGAAGAGATACTGTCATCTAACAACGCTACAAAGCGGTCGATATTGGTACTACCCGTGACGCGCGACATCACCGTCGTATAAGGCATATAGATAGTAGGCGTCGTCACACTGGGGCCAAAGCCACCATCACTCTCTTCGAGGACGCCAATCACGCGCCCAGGCACACTACCAACCAGTATCACTTCACCGATAGGATTATCAATATCTGAGAAAAAGGTCTGCTTAGCATTGTCATCGATGATGATATCTTGACTACGTAATGTGACGCTTTTTGCATCAAACCCTTGGCCCAATGCCAATGTCTCACCAGTGACGGTTAGATAGTCTTCGCCAACGCCGTTGACGGTAGCGTCCTCTTGTATACTACGATAGCGCACGCTAGAGTTAGCATTTACCTGAGGGCTAACGCTGATAATATAGGGCTGATTGCCGACCGCTTCT includes:
- a CDS encoding MBL fold metallo-hydrolase, producing MSLCEIVRLEGYIQSSYLALYPDKIMLLDGCCRADVPMVLDYIKTTLKRPITDLKVVVVTHMHPDHAGGANKFREKTGCLIVSADEKKQWYSGIGGHTMHFVDIHLGYYVARRQGKPFKNLYYSASLKPDITVTDGELVPKFDEWQVLETPGHTDRDLSLFHLPSREVYTADLIIKLRHKFVAPFPVYYPKDYVQSLKKIRALQPSMVMMAHGRELAMSEAEFDEFIAHAPKHPRTIKDTIRHKLLWRKRDNFRLFKRKHNK